One window from the genome of Rickettsiella endosymbiont of Xylota segnis encodes:
- the rlmB gene encoding 23S rRNA (guanosine(2251)-2'-O)-methyltransferase RlmB has product MSHTLKKEFIFGFHAINALLKSHPERICQLYRQEGREDKRIQQILQLADSLGIPIQSLSKYQCDEWSKDGVHQGVLAEIKTSKPLNERDLFILLEHRLQDPTRPPFLLVLDEVQDPHNLGACLRSANAAGADAVIIPQDRSVNMTASVRKIAAGAAEMTPLFTVTNLATSLEKLKKAGVWCYGLDHLATQLIYETTLTGALALVLGAEGKGLRRLTKERCDGLIAIPMAGSVSSLNVSVAAGICLFEAVRQRQ; this is encoded by the coding sequence ATGAGTCATACACTTAAAAAAGAATTTATTTTTGGTTTTCATGCCATTAATGCGTTATTAAAATCACATCCAGAAAGAATATGTCAACTCTATCGACAAGAGGGCCGCGAAGATAAACGCATCCAACAGATTCTGCAGTTGGCAGATTCTCTTGGTATTCCAATACAAAGTTTATCAAAGTATCAATGTGATGAATGGTCAAAAGATGGCGTACATCAGGGTGTGTTAGCGGAAATAAAAACTTCTAAACCATTAAACGAACGCGATTTATTTATTTTGTTAGAGCATCGATTACAAGACCCAACAAGACCGCCGTTTTTATTAGTGTTAGATGAGGTTCAAGATCCGCACAATTTAGGTGCCTGTTTGCGTTCTGCGAATGCAGCCGGTGCAGATGCCGTCATTATTCCACAGGACCGTTCAGTGAATATGACAGCAAGTGTGCGAAAAATAGCCGCAGGTGCAGCTGAAATGACGCCGCTTTTTACGGTCACGAATTTAGCAACAAGCTTAGAAAAGCTTAAAAAGGCCGGAGTGTGGTGTTATGGTTTGGATCACTTGGCCACACAGCTTATTTATGAGACGACATTGACGGGAGCATTGGCGTTGGTTTTGGGCGCCGAAGGTAAAGGTTTACGTCGCTTAACCAAAGAACGCTGTGATGGTTTGATCGCTATTCCCATGGCAGGTAGCGTTAGCAGCTTAAACGTTTCGGTTGCCGCCGGGATCTGTTTATTCGAAGCGGTTAGGCAAAGACAATAA
- the uvrY gene encoding UvrY/SirA/GacA family response regulator transcription factor, whose translation MINVVIVDDHALVRLGMKRLLEDVRDINVIGEAESGEAAINLVKETKPDVVLMDLKMPGIGGLDATRRLIRVNPKLKIIVVTVFSEGPFPDRLVRAGAAGYITKNTNAEELITAIRKVVAGQIYITLEIAQKMALRQVSDASKSPFAQLSERELQVMYMVTHGTKVNGIAKKLCLSPKTVNTYRYRLYEKLGVHNDVELTHLALRYGLLEEEEGYADKSSDTPTAE comes from the coding sequence ATGATTAACGTCGTTATCGTTGACGATCATGCCTTAGTACGTTTGGGTATGAAGCGCTTGTTAGAGGATGTTCGTGATATTAATGTGATCGGTGAAGCCGAAAGTGGCGAAGCCGCTATTAATTTAGTAAAGGAAACTAAACCTGATGTGGTATTGATGGATCTAAAAATGCCGGGTATAGGTGGATTAGATGCCACCCGTCGTTTAATTCGTGTAAATCCTAAACTTAAAATTATCGTCGTTACTGTATTTAGTGAAGGACCTTTTCCGGATCGTCTGGTGCGTGCTGGGGCGGCGGGATATATTACCAAAAATACCAATGCTGAAGAATTGATTACCGCGATTCGTAAAGTGGTTGCCGGTCAAATTTATATAACCTTAGAAATTGCGCAAAAAATGGCATTACGTCAAGTTTCTGATGCGTCCAAATCACCTTTTGCGCAACTTTCCGAACGTGAATTGCAAGTTATGTACATGGTTACACATGGTACAAAAGTGAACGGCATTGCCAAAAAACTTTGTTTAAGCCCTAAAACGGTGAATACCTATCGCTATCGATTGTATGAAAAATTAGGTGTGCACAACGATGTCGAGTTAACCCATCTTGCTTTGCGTTATGGCTTATTGGAAGAAGAAGAGGGTTATGCGGATAAATCATCAGATACACCAACGGCAGAATAA
- the cydB gene encoding cytochrome d ubiquinol oxidase subunit II has protein sequence MTNNLILLWTLILGIGIFFYVLLDGFDLGVGILYAFAPHREARKLVMNSIAPVWDGNETWLILGAVGLMAAFPLAFAIIFPAVYFPVLIMLLALAFRGVAFEFHFGEKAHVTFWDRGFSLGSLIATFAQGIILGAFIQGFAVKGRLFIGSSWDCFTPFSLFTGLGLVFGYALLGACWLILKTEGELQRSARHQGRICLIGVIIAMIIVSVWTPFVDESVRQRWFTWPNQLYFSPIPIITAVLAIVEWRLLKKSNDIMPFFGALALFLLGYMGLAVSLFPMIVPFHFTIWQATSSPETQLFLAIGTLILLPIILIYTAWSYWVFWGKVRSDIGY, from the coding sequence ATGACAAATAATTTAATTTTGCTATGGACATTAATATTGGGGATCGGCATTTTTTTCTATGTTTTGCTTGATGGTTTTGATCTCGGTGTGGGTATTCTTTATGCATTCGCACCGCATCGCGAAGCCCGTAAATTAGTTATGAATTCAATTGCTCCAGTTTGGGATGGTAATGAAACTTGGCTAATTCTTGGAGCGGTGGGTTTGATGGCGGCATTTCCATTGGCTTTCGCTATCATTTTTCCTGCTGTTTATTTTCCTGTGCTGATTATGCTGTTGGCTTTGGCATTCCGTGGCGTGGCGTTTGAGTTTCATTTTGGTGAAAAGGCACATGTTACATTCTGGGATCGTGGCTTTAGTTTGGGGTCATTAATTGCAACATTTGCTCAAGGTATAATTTTAGGTGCGTTTATTCAAGGGTTCGCAGTTAAAGGTCGATTATTTATCGGTAGTTCTTGGGATTGTTTTACACCGTTTTCATTATTTACAGGCTTAGGCTTGGTTTTTGGATATGCTTTATTAGGTGCCTGTTGGCTAATTTTAAAAACTGAGGGTGAATTACAACGATCTGCTCGGCATCAAGGACGGATTTGTTTAATTGGTGTTATCATTGCGATGATCATTGTTTCTGTCTGGACACCCTTTGTCGATGAATCTGTGCGTCAACGTTGGTTTACGTGGCCCAATCAGCTCTATTTTTCACCTATTCCTATAATTACTGCCGTATTAGCTATAGTGGAATGGCGTTTACTCAAAAAATCTAATGATATTATGCCTTTTTTTGGAGCCTTAGCTTTATTTTTACTCGGATATATGGGTTTAGCGGTCAGTTTATTTCCGATGATAGTTCCTTTTCATTTTACGATTTGGCAAGCAACTTCTTCTCCTGAAACACAACTTTTCCTTGCTATTGGCACGTTGATTTTATTACCCATTATTTTAATTTATACGGCTTGGTCTTATTGGGTATTTTGGGGGAAAGTCCGCAGTGATATAGGTTATTGA
- the rnr gene encoding ribonuclease R has protein sequence MAKKSKRFVDPYAAREAGKYDNPIPSREYILDFLKKCGHLVKREELNQRLGLSDPERQEALRRRLRAMERDGQIVLTRREGYGLPDKMNLVRGRVIGHRDGFGFLVPDDGSDDLYLSARQMQLVFHGDRVLARVIGMDRRNRREGVIAEVLERNTPSLVGRFFKEKGVAFVVPSNSRITQDILIGVDDESAATSGQIVVVEITRFPSFRQQAIGRITEILGEHMAPGLEIEIAIRNYNLPHIWPDSVQEEIAALQAGVPMSDEQEDRIDLQDLAFVTIDGADAKDFDDAVYCEQQKKQWRLVVAIADVSHYISPQSELDKEAEARGNSVYFPNSVLPMLPEVLSNELCSLKPKVNRLCMVCDMLISSKGELKRFQFYPATIHSRARLIYNEVATWLTTNKCPPAYKNLLPHLQNLHSLYQLLRQRREARGAIDFETTETQVIFGPNRKIKQIIPSVRTVAHRIIEECMLLANVSAAHFLLKAKIPTLFRIHAVPAAEKLADLKSFLAELGLRFPNKKVITPEDYSSLLKLIADRPDAHLIQTVMLRSLSQAIYSPENIGHFGLAFDAYAHFTSPIRRYPDLLVHRAIRHVLAKRKPKNFFYDKVTISRLGEHCSTTERRADEATREVLDWLKCEYMRDRVGETFDGIITNVTGFGLFVELRNIYVEGLVHVTALHNDYYQFDANRHCLQGERTGIVYRLGDGIQVRVGRVDLDQRKIDFELIEPEVQKSAKKIKKYKKRK, from the coding sequence ATGGCAAAAAAATCGAAACGCTTCGTTGATCCTTATGCGGCACGTGAAGCCGGTAAATATGATAATCCCATTCCTAGTCGCGAGTATATTTTAGATTTCTTAAAAAAATGTGGCCATCTGGTTAAACGCGAGGAGCTTAATCAACGTTTGGGTTTAAGCGATCCCGAACGCCAAGAAGCCTTGCGTCGTCGTTTACGGGCGATGGAACGCGATGGGCAAATTGTTTTAACGCGACGTGAAGGTTATGGTTTGCCAGACAAAATGAATTTGGTGCGTGGTCGAGTGATTGGTCATCGTGATGGATTTGGATTTTTAGTTCCTGATGATGGTAGCGATGATCTGTATTTAAGTGCGCGACAGATGCAGTTGGTGTTTCACGGCGATAGAGTTTTAGCGCGCGTCATTGGAATGGATCGACGTAATCGACGTGAAGGAGTGATTGCTGAAGTCTTAGAACGAAACACACCTTCTTTAGTCGGACGTTTTTTCAAAGAGAAAGGTGTCGCTTTTGTTGTACCGTCGAATAGTCGTATTACACAAGATATTTTAATCGGTGTTGATGATGAAAGCGCAGCAACATCGGGACAGATTGTCGTCGTTGAAATAACGCGTTTTCCTAGTTTTCGTCAGCAAGCGATTGGTCGCATTACCGAAATACTCGGCGAACATATGGCGCCGGGTTTAGAAATAGAAATAGCGATACGTAATTATAATCTTCCGCATATCTGGCCCGATTCGGTACAGGAAGAAATTGCGGCTTTACAAGCCGGTGTGCCAATGAGTGATGAGCAAGAGGATCGGATTGATCTCCAAGATTTGGCGTTTGTTACGATTGATGGTGCGGACGCCAAGGATTTTGATGACGCCGTTTATTGTGAGCAACAAAAAAAACAATGGCGTTTAGTAGTGGCTATTGCGGATGTCAGTCATTATATCAGCCCGCAAAGTGAATTAGATAAAGAAGCAGAAGCACGAGGAAATTCGGTTTATTTTCCGAATAGTGTATTGCCAATGTTACCGGAAGTGCTTTCCAATGAGCTATGCTCATTAAAGCCTAAAGTCAATCGACTGTGCATGGTTTGCGATATGTTGATTTCTAGTAAAGGAGAATTAAAACGCTTTCAATTCTATCCTGCTACCATCCACTCTAGAGCACGTTTAATTTATAATGAAGTGGCGACTTGGTTAACAACTAATAAATGTCCTCCCGCGTATAAAAATCTATTACCCCACTTACAAAATCTACATAGTCTGTACCAATTGTTACGTCAAAGGCGTGAAGCGCGCGGCGCGATTGATTTTGAGACCACCGAAACACAAGTTATTTTTGGACCCAATCGAAAAATTAAACAGATCATTCCTAGCGTGCGTACCGTGGCACATCGTATTATCGAAGAATGTATGTTACTAGCTAATGTATCCGCAGCGCATTTTTTATTGAAAGCTAAAATTCCCACTTTATTTCGGATTCATGCGGTTCCTGCAGCGGAAAAATTAGCGGATCTAAAAAGTTTTCTCGCCGAATTGGGTTTACGTTTTCCGAATAAAAAAGTCATCACACCCGAAGATTATTCAAGCTTGTTAAAATTAATTGCTGACAGACCGGATGCACATTTAATCCAAACCGTTATGTTGCGATCCTTGAGTCAAGCCATCTATAGTCCAGAAAACATTGGTCATTTTGGTTTGGCATTCGATGCATATGCACATTTTACCTCGCCGATACGTCGATATCCCGATTTATTAGTTCATCGAGCGATACGCCATGTATTAGCAAAACGTAAACCAAAGAATTTTTTCTATGATAAGGTGACTATTTCTCGTTTGGGTGAACATTGTTCGACTACCGAACGACGTGCCGACGAAGCGACACGTGAAGTATTAGATTGGTTGAAATGTGAATATATGCGCGATCGCGTCGGTGAAACCTTTGATGGCATTATTACCAATGTAACTGGTTTTGGTTTATTTGTTGAATTGCGAAATATTTATGTGGAAGGCTTAGTGCATGTCACCGCCTTGCATAATGATTATTATCAATTTGATGCGAATCGTCATTGCTTGCAAGGTGAGCGTACCGGAATAGTTTATCGTTTAGGCGACGGAATTCAGGTGAGAGTAGGGCGTGTCGATTTGGATCAACGTAAAATTGATTTTGAATTAATCGAGCCGGAAGTGCAAAAATCTGCAAAAAAAATTAAAAAATACAAAAAAAGAAAATAG
- the tadA gene encoding tRNA adenosine(34) deaminase TadA, which translates to MQQLDLDIYYMQRALEAAELAERDGEIPVGAVLVLNQQIICSAHNQTRTRCDPTAHAEILLLQQAAKQLKNHRLVESTLYVTLEPCLMCVGAMIQARIKRLVFGAYDTRFGVITTQWSLLKGRNHTFDFTDGLLAECCAEKLKKFFKHKRQMLNVQGEQ; encoded by the coding sequence ATGCAGCAGCTTGATCTAGATATCTATTATATGCAGCGTGCTTTAGAAGCGGCGGAGCTTGCAGAGAGGGATGGCGAAATCCCGGTCGGTGCGGTATTGGTACTGAATCAACAGATCATCTGCAGCGCTCACAATCAAACACGCACTCGGTGTGATCCTACCGCACATGCTGAAATTTTATTACTGCAACAAGCGGCCAAACAGCTAAAAAATCATCGTTTAGTCGAGTCGACATTGTATGTTACCTTAGAACCTTGTCTAATGTGTGTAGGTGCGATGATTCAAGCTCGGATTAAGCGACTGGTGTTTGGTGCTTATGATACACGTTTTGGCGTTATAACCACGCAATGGTCTCTGTTAAAAGGACGAAATCATACGTTTGATTTTACAGATGGATTATTAGCTGAATGCTGTGCAGAAAAATTAAAGAAATTTTTTAAACACAAGCGTCAAATGCTGAATGTACAAGGTGAACAATAA